The Candidatus Margulisiibacteriota bacterium genome has a window encoding:
- a CDS encoding aspartate-semialdehyde dehydrogenase, whose translation MKEYNVAVVGATGLVGTEMIKMLEELKFPVKNLIPLASEKSEGKKVVLHNKEYKVQTLKENSFKGIDIALFSAGSAVSEKFAPLAAKAGAVVIDNTSFFRMKKDIPLVVPEVNARDIKKHKGIIANPNCSTAQMVLALKPIHDKYRIKRVVVSTYQATAGAGKAAMDELLEQTANILNGRGAGKPKKFTRQIAFNLIPQIDVFTDNGYTKEEMKMTNETKKIIGDESIEVVATCVRVPVFIGHSESLNIEVEKKFEVKDVQKLLAKSPGIKLMDDPAKGMYPTPIDCVEENDTFVGRIRRDFTVPNGIAMFIVSNNLRKGAALNAVQIAWELIKQKLI comes from the coding sequence ATGAAGGAATATAATGTAGCGGTAGTAGGCGCAACCGGTCTGGTCGGAACGGAAATGATCAAGATGCTGGAGGAACTCAAGTTTCCTGTAAAAAATCTGATTCCACTGGCTTCTGAAAAGTCCGAAGGTAAAAAGGTTGTATTGCATAATAAAGAATATAAGGTACAGACCTTAAAAGAAAATTCTTTTAAGGGTATAGATATTGCTTTGTTCAGCGCGGGTTCGGCAGTGAGCGAAAAATTCGCTCCTCTGGCCGCCAAAGCCGGAGCGGTGGTAATAGACAATACCAGTTTTTTCAGGATGAAAAAAGATATACCGCTGGTGGTGCCGGAAGTAAATGCCCGGGATATTAAAAAGCATAAAGGTATTATCGCCAATCCCAATTGTTCGACTGCGCAAATGGTGCTGGCTTTGAAACCTATACATGACAAGTACCGGATTAAAAGGGTAGTTGTATCCACCTATCAGGCCACTGCCGGAGCGGGTAAAGCAGCTATGGATGAACTGCTGGAACAGACAGCGAATATTCTGAATGGCAGGGGCGCAGGCAAACCGAAAAAATTTACCAGACAGATAGCGTTTAACCTTATCCCGCAGATTGATGTGTTTACTGATAATGGTTATACCAAAGAAGAAATGAAAATGACCAATGAAACAAAAAAAATTATCGGTGATGAAAGTATCGAAGTCGTGGCCACATGTGTGCGTGTGCCTGTATTTATAGGACATAGCGAATCTTTGAATATAGAAGTTGAAAAAAAGTTTGAAGTAAAAGATGTTCAAAAACTTTTGGCTAAATCTCCGGGCATAAAACTTATGGATGATCCTGCCAAAGGCATGTATCCTACCCCGATTGATTGTGTGGAGGAAAACGACACATTTGTAGGCAGGATAAGGCGCGATTTTACAGTACCCAATGGGATAGCCATGTTTATTGTGTCCAACAATCTTAGAAAAGGAGCTGCACTTAATGCTGTGCAGATTGCCTGGGAACTGATAAAGCAGAAACTTATTTAA